The Myxocyprinus asiaticus isolate MX2 ecotype Aquarium Trade chromosome 39, UBuf_Myxa_2, whole genome shotgun sequence genome window below encodes:
- the LOC127429911 gene encoding AP-1 complex subunit sigma-3-like yields the protein MLGNVSSVEVRSPRMIRFLLLFSRQGKLRLQKWFTPVSDRDKKKIIRDITHMVLARPPKACNFLQWRDLKVVYRRYASLYFCCGLEQEDNELLTLELLHRYVELLDQYFGNVCELDIIFNFEKAYYILDEFVIGGEMQETSKVSVAKSMEEADSLQETMEEYLNKPTY from the exons ATGTTGGGAAACGTAAGCTCTGTGGAAGTGCGGAGTCCCAGGATG ATACGATTCCTGTTGCTGTTTAGTCGTCAGGGGAAACTGCGGCTACAGAAATGGTTCACGCCTGTCAGCGATCGTGACAAGAAGAAGATCATTAGGGACATCACACACATGGTGCTGGCACGACCTCCTAAAGCCTGCAACTTTCTGCAATGGAGAGATCTAAAGGTGGTCTACAGAAG GTATGCGAGTCTGTATTTCTGCTGTGGATTGGAGCAGGAGGATAACGAGTTGCTCACGCTGGAACTTCTGCACAGATACGTCGAGCTTCTGGATCAGTACTTTGGCAAT gtgtGTGAATTAGACATCATTTTTAACTTTGAGAAGGCTTACTATATTTTGGATGAGTTTGTGATTGGTGGAGAGATGCAGGAAACTTCCAAAGTGTCAGTGGCCAAATCGATGGAAGAGGCGGACTCTCTTCAGGAG ACAATGGAGGAGTATTTAAACAAACCCACATACTGA
- the LOC127429890 gene encoding secretogranin-2-like: MPSPSRCCATWVSILPSLLLLPFFLSFVFGVQGATLREHRLSGSEPASYGPMSQLHPSPSAEMLRALRYIQSLSQRTPPKPLTDDQQPTTADHESDEMESIRSMLQLASPVRSSTGKDRGMEEIEEDKKKDNTQEWLQAVLRALQETEEQSPQKSSQKVITHASSLSRPRYAIHSLPRPKQQLEVDTSVENYGRNSWANPGSWRPHRQYPHMFEDEGQEQPLKRTNENAEEQYTPQKLATLQSVFEELSGMSASKAASKANSKQESAVANTADDDEEDDDDLYRQRKMVLEDFMGTDEWTPLEEQIETEEESERHGFTRNLEDDVQEEEEEEDDDVKRSNQSDWFQTEKEDPEDIAKLVDYYLLKVLEKKEQEEQKREEANKREQQEESDREVEKKDADEEVERDEEERDSNPMHGTVPQSLSQLIKISQKLQITPEEVLDLFQNEKPKDFFRIPLESRTPPRPYTTTHDDTIAAAPQRRPLKTSESNSVTQDILKILELASAALQNDKLHQRPTQPKTLHYYEKERDLPEYVFPETSRDDYDDTVSEEDELANYLASDMFAQGPRHERLMPSNDEEGSMYGKLERAVQDYFDKSVPEKIPLEHEGAATGINDDTMLKILRYLDPESDNASKTDSEGETVPKM, encoded by the coding sequence ATGCCTTCACCATCTAGATGCTGTGCGACATGGGTGTCCATCCTTCCCTCCCTCCTTCTACTTCCCTTTTTCCTCTCTTTCGTTTTTGGAGTTCAAGGGGCAACACTAAGAGAGCATCGCCTAAGTGGGAGTGAACCCGCCTCCTATGGACCTATGTCCCAACTTCACCCTTCTCCAAGTGCAGAGATGCTAAGAGCTCTACGCTACATCCAAAGCCTTAGCCAGCGAACTCCACCCAAACCCCTCACAGATGATCAACAGCCAACCACTGCAGACCATGAATCAGATGAAATGGAGAGCATCCGTTCAATGCTACAACTGGCATCCCCTGTCCGGAGTTCCACAGGAAAGGATAGAGGCATGGAAGAGATAGAGGAAGATAAGAAGAAGGACAATACTCAAGAGTGGCTCCAAGCGGTGCTTAGGGCACTGCAAGAGACTGAAGAGCAGTCCCCCCAAAAGTCATCCCAGAAAGTCATTACGCATGCCTCATCACTGTCACGCCCTCGCTATGCCATCCACTCTCTTCCGAGACCAAAACAACAACTAGAGGTGGACACCTCTGTAGAGAATTACGGGAGGAACTCATGGGCCAATCCTGGCAGCTGGAGACCGCACAGACAGTACCCACACATGTTTGAGGATGAGGGCCAGGAACAGCCGCTCAAACGGACCAATGAGAATGCAGAAGAACAATACACGCCCCAGAAACTAGCCACCCTTCAATCGGTGTTCGAGGAACTGAGTGGAATGTCTGCTTCCAAGGCTGCTTCCAAGGCCAACAGCAAGCAGGAAAGTGCTGTGGCCAACACTGCTGATGACGatgaagaagatgatgatgactTGTACAGGCAGAGGAAAATGGTCTTGGAGGATTTCATGGGAACAGACGAATGGACACCTCTAGAAGAACAAATAGAGACTGAAGAAGAAAGTGAGAGGCATGGCTTTACTCGCAACCTTGAGGACGATGtgcaggaggaggaagaggaggaagatgatGATGTCAAAAGATCTAACCAATCTGATTGGTTTCAGACAGAAAAAGAGGACCCTGAAGACATTGCAAAGCTTGTGGACTACTATCTATTGAAAGTTCTAGAAAAGAAAGAGCAGGAGGAACAGAAAAGGGAAGAGGCAAACAAGAGGGAACAACAGGAAGAAAGTGACAGGGAGGTGGAGAAAAAAGATGCAGATGAAGAAGTGGAGAGGGatgaagaggagagagacagcAATCCCATGCACGGTACAGTCCCCCAGTCTCTCTCTCAGCTAATCAAAATCTCGCAAAAGCTCCAAATCACACCGGAGGAAGTTCTTGACCTTTTTCAAAATGAGAAGCCAAAAGATTTCTTCAGAATTCCTTTAGAGTCACGGACACCCCCACGCCCCTACACCACCACTCACGATGACACGATTGCTGCAGCACCACAAAGACGGCCTCTCAAGACATCGGAGAGCAACAGTGTTACACAAGACATCCTGAAAATCCTTGAGCTGGCAAGTGCTGCGCTGCAAAACGACAAACTCCATCAAAGACCAACGCAACCGAAAACATTGCATTATTATGAGAAGGAACGAGATCTCCCAGAGTATGTGTTCCCAGAAACGAGCAGGGATGATTATGACGACACCGTGAGCGAGGAAGACGAACTCGCCAATTACTTGGCCTCGGACATGTTTGCGCAAGGACCGAGGCACGAGCGTCTGATGCCCTCAAATGATGAGGAAGGGTCAATGTACGGAAAGCTTGAACGTGCTGTCCAGGACTACTTTGATAAAAGCGTCCCTGAAAAGATACCGTTGGAGCACGAGGGAGCAGCCACAGgcataaatgatgacacaatgctTAAAATTCTGAGGTACCTTGACCCGGAAAGCGACAATGCCAGCAAAACGGACTCTGAGGGAGAAACTGTTCCTAAGATGTAG